A window of Raineyella sp. W15-4 contains these coding sequences:
- a CDS encoding type II toxin-antitoxin system Phd/YefM family antitoxin has translation MTTWQVQTAKQRFSEVLRAVEKGEPQFITRRGETVAVIVDIEDYRRTHDERLPFGEFLVSSLADLGAELGLAEGIELPERTVDPDRAYALFGED, from the coding sequence ATGACTACGTGGCAGGTGCAGACCGCCAAGCAGCGATTCAGCGAGGTGCTGCGCGCGGTCGAGAAGGGTGAGCCGCAGTTCATCACCCGGCGCGGCGAGACCGTGGCAGTGATCGTGGATATCGAGGACTACCGGCGGACGCACGATGAGCGACTGCCTTTCGGCGAGTTTCTGGTGTCGAGTCTGGCGGATCTGGGGGCCGAACTGGGCCTGGCGGAGGGGATCGAGCTTCCTGAACGGACCGTCGATCCTGATCGCGCCTATGCGCTGTTCGGAGAGGACTGA
- a CDS encoding N-acetylneuraminate synthase family protein: MIIERQLAPYVVFSEDPVLTALQKITANKARQIFCVNEHGHLDGSLSDGDFRRWIVAQPTPDLATATVAVANTSLTSVQEGTPVADIEALFRPGVTHIPIVDAQERLVAIAVQRAAELRLGRHLVGPDAPAVVIAEIGNNHNGSVALAKELIDLAVGAGADIVKFQLRDLAALYRHQGAALTTGEDLGAQYTLDLLSKFSLSVEQMYEVFDHAKARDIDVMCTPWDIPSLDALAAYGIPALKIASADLTNHTLLRAAAAHGLPMVLSTGMSTEAEIRETVRLVQSTGVPFALLQCQSTYPAPYASLNLAYMGRLAELGSCPVGYSGHERGWHVPLAAVARGAKIVEKHFTVDRTMEGNDHVVSLLPDEFATMVREIREVEESLGSTAPRVVSAGEVMNRANLAKSLVATRRIEVGQRIDAEAVAVKSPGRGLQPNRLAELVGRQSVRVVEAGDFFYDGDVDDTAARPRPYTFRRPWGVPVRYHDLFPILGAGSNPDFVEFHYSYKDLDIEPSEVFSERLPIGYTCHLPDLFAGDFILDLASFDDEIWERSIHEMQRSIDRTRQLRRWFTQDEDPIFVATLGGFTQDGFVDRDRVPAMYERIADGLARVDASGVRLCPQTLPPYPWLMGGQQYHNLFLHLDDTVDFAETYGYRLTFDISHSKLAANYTGTPWSAYVERLTPLSEHFHVVDATGVDGEGVQVGEGEVDFAALAEAMDRLAPGRSFIPEIWMGHVNTGQGFWHALNLLEEWF; this comes from the coding sequence ATGATCATCGAACGCCAGCTCGCGCCGTACGTCGTGTTCTCCGAGGATCCGGTGCTGACCGCGCTGCAGAAGATCACCGCCAACAAGGCCCGCCAGATCTTCTGCGTCAACGAGCACGGCCACCTCGACGGGTCCCTCTCCGATGGCGACTTCCGACGCTGGATCGTCGCCCAGCCGACCCCCGATCTGGCCACCGCCACCGTGGCCGTCGCGAACACCTCCCTCACCTCGGTACAGGAGGGCACTCCGGTGGCCGACATCGAGGCACTGTTCCGGCCCGGTGTCACCCACATCCCGATCGTCGACGCCCAGGAGCGGCTGGTCGCGATCGCGGTGCAGCGGGCCGCGGAGCTGCGGCTCGGCCGGCATCTGGTCGGCCCGGACGCCCCGGCGGTGGTCATCGCCGAGATCGGCAACAACCACAACGGCTCGGTGGCGCTGGCCAAGGAGCTGATCGACCTGGCGGTGGGCGCCGGCGCCGACATCGTCAAGTTCCAGCTGCGCGACCTGGCGGCCCTCTACCGCCACCAGGGGGCGGCGCTGACCACCGGGGAGGACCTCGGCGCCCAGTACACCCTTGACCTGCTCAGCAAATTCTCGCTGAGTGTCGAGCAGATGTACGAGGTCTTCGACCATGCGAAGGCCCGCGACATCGACGTGATGTGCACCCCGTGGGACATCCCCAGCCTGGACGCGCTGGCCGCGTACGGCATCCCGGCGCTGAAGATCGCCTCAGCCGACCTGACCAACCACACCCTGCTGCGCGCCGCCGCCGCGCACGGTCTGCCGATGGTGCTGTCGACCGGCATGTCGACCGAGGCGGAGATCCGCGAGACCGTCCGCCTGGTCCAGAGCACCGGCGTGCCGTTCGCACTGCTGCAGTGCCAGTCGACCTATCCGGCGCCGTACGCGTCACTGAACCTCGCCTACATGGGCCGGCTCGCCGAGCTCGGCTCCTGCCCGGTCGGCTACTCCGGCCACGAACGCGGCTGGCACGTGCCGCTGGCCGCGGTCGCCCGTGGCGCGAAGATCGTCGAGAAGCACTTCACCGTCGACCGGACGATGGAGGGCAACGACCACGTGGTGTCGCTGCTGCCCGACGAGTTCGCCACCATGGTGCGAGAGATCCGCGAGGTGGAGGAGTCCCTCGGCAGCACCGCCCCCCGCGTCGTCTCCGCCGGCGAGGTGATGAACCGCGCCAACCTCGCCAAGAGCCTGGTCGCCACCCGACGGATCGAGGTCGGCCAGCGGATCGACGCCGAGGCCGTCGCGGTGAAGAGCCCCGGCCGCGGCCTGCAGCCGAACCGGCTGGCCGAGCTGGTCGGCCGGCAGAGCGTCCGGGTGGTGGAGGCCGGCGACTTCTTCTACGACGGCGACGTCGACGACACCGCCGCCCGCCCCCGGCCCTACACCTTCCGCCGGCCGTGGGGGGTGCCGGTGCGCTACCACGATCTGTTCCCGATCCTCGGCGCCGGCTCCAATCCCGATTTCGTCGAGTTCCACTACTCGTACAAGGACCTCGACATCGAGCCGTCCGAGGTCTTCTCCGAGCGACTGCCGATCGGCTACACCTGCCACCTGCCCGACCTGTTCGCCGGCGACTTCATCCTCGACCTCGCCTCCTTCGACGACGAGATCTGGGAGCGGTCGATCCACGAGATGCAGCGCTCGATCGACCGCACCCGCCAGCTGCGCCGCTGGTTCACCCAGGACGAGGACCCGATCTTCGTCGCCACCCTCGGCGGGTTCACCCAGGACGGCTTCGTCGACCGCGACCGGGTGCCGGCGATGTACGAGCGGATCGCCGACGGCCTGGCCCGGGTCGACGCCAGTGGCGTACGGCTGTGCCCGCAGACCCTGCCGCCCTATCCTTGGCTGATGGGTGGCCAGCAGTACCACAACCTGTTCCTGCACCTGGACGACACGGTCGACTTCGCCGAGACGTACGGCTACCGGCTCACCTTCGACATCTCCCACTCCAAGCTCGCCGCGAACTACACCGGCACCCCGTGGTCGGCGTACGTGGAGCGGCTCACCCCGCTGTCGGAACACTTCCACGTGGTCGACGCCACCGGCGTGGACGGGGAGGGCGTCCAGGTCGGCGAGGGCGAGGTCGACTTCGCGGCGCTGGCCGAGGCGATGGACCGGCTGGCACCGGGTCGGTCGTTCATCCCCGAGATCTGGATGGGCCATGTCAACACCGGGCAGGGCTTCTGGCACGCCCTCAACCTGCTCGAGGAGTGGTTCTGA
- a CDS encoding type II toxin-antitoxin system VapC family toxin has protein sequence MRGYLIDTNVISELTKARPNRGAVEWVANVREGYVSVLTLGEIMRGATLKRLRHGSAADRILAWIDRVEREYAGRILAVDRAVVGRWAALPVTRTLPVIDSLLAATALAHDLVVATRNTRDFEDFGVETLDPFA, from the coding sequence ATGCGCGGGTATCTGATCGACACGAATGTGATCTCCGAGCTGACGAAGGCGCGCCCGAATCGCGGGGCGGTCGAGTGGGTGGCAAATGTCCGTGAAGGCTACGTGAGCGTCCTGACACTCGGTGAGATCATGCGGGGCGCCACACTCAAGCGCCTGCGGCACGGCTCGGCCGCAGATCGGATCCTCGCCTGGATCGACCGGGTGGAGCGGGAGTATGCGGGTCGGATCCTCGCCGTCGACCGCGCCGTCGTCGGCCGTTGGGCGGCGCTGCCCGTGACACGGACGCTGCCGGTGATCGACAGCTTGCTTGCTGCCACAGCGTTGGCGCATGACCTGGTGGTCGCCACACGGAATACGCGGGATTTCGAGGATTTTGGAGTGGAAACCCTCGATCCCTTCGCGTAG
- a CDS encoding acylneuraminate cytidylyltransferase family protein yields MIPARGGSKGIPRKNLREVGGRPLITWTVEQALAAEADLHVLVSTDDEEIAEVARAAGADVPWLRPAALAADTAATEPTVEHAIDQVTAASGKEPEAVLLLQATSPIRLPGTLDRAVRQYTETGVDSLIGVIPRSPFFWWASDPPRADYDPAHRQRRQDMRPEQLRYYENGSLYLTRTSIYREQHNRIGGRIGLFVMNQVEGIDIDTLADLHLADAYLSHPEWITA; encoded by the coding sequence GTGATCCCGGCGCGTGGCGGGTCGAAGGGGATCCCCCGCAAGAACCTGCGGGAGGTCGGGGGCCGTCCCCTCATCACCTGGACCGTCGAGCAGGCCCTTGCCGCCGAGGCGGACCTGCATGTGCTGGTGTCCACCGATGACGAGGAGATCGCCGAGGTCGCCCGGGCCGCCGGCGCCGATGTGCCGTGGCTGCGGCCGGCCGCCCTCGCCGCCGACACAGCTGCCACCGAGCCGACCGTGGAACACGCCATCGACCAGGTCACCGCCGCAAGCGGCAAGGAGCCGGAGGCGGTCCTGCTGCTGCAGGCCACTTCGCCGATCCGGCTGCCCGGCACTCTCGACCGTGCCGTCAGGCAGTACACCGAGACCGGCGTCGACTCGCTGATCGGCGTGATCCCACGCTCGCCCTTTTTCTGGTGGGCCTCCGATCCGCCACGCGCCGACTACGACCCGGCCCATCGCCAACGTCGCCAGGACATGCGTCCCGAGCAGCTGCGCTACTACGAGAACGGCTCGCTCTACCTCACCCGTACGTCCATCTACCGCGAACAGCACAACCGGATCGGCGGACGGATCGGTCTGTTCGTGATGAACCAGGTCGAGGGCATCGACATCGACACCCTCGCCGACCTGCACCTGGCCGACGCCTACCTCTCGCACCCGGAATGGATCACCGCATGA
- a CDS encoding PqqD family protein — MRYRWPDRIGHVIEGERVIVALLPDGAPKALDGAGAAIWQLAEDGTAEEIAVELGTAYGVAAEDLLPAVREFCAELVDRGFLETA; from the coding sequence ATGAGATACCGCTGGCCCGACCGGATCGGGCATGTCATCGAGGGGGAGCGCGTGATCGTCGCGCTGCTGCCCGACGGGGCGCCGAAGGCCCTCGACGGCGCCGGGGCGGCGATCTGGCAGCTCGCCGAGGACGGCACGGCCGAGGAGATCGCCGTCGAGCTGGGGACGGCGTACGGTGTCGCGGCCGAGGACCTGTTGCCCGCGGTACGGGAGTTCTGTGCCGAGCTGGTCGACCGGGGCTTCCTCGAGACGGCCTGA